The Carnobacterium mobile DSM 4848 genome includes a window with the following:
- the fmt gene encoding methionyl-tRNA formyltransferase, with protein sequence MTKLIFMGTPDFSVPILEALIAADYEIAAVVTQPDRPVGRKKILTPTPVKEAALKHGLLVLQPEKISGSEELAKIIELQPDLLVTAAFGQFLPQKLLDVPTYGAINVHASLLPKYRGGAPVHYALIRGEKETGVTIMYMEKKMDAGAILSQRSLEITEKDDVGTLFKRLSRLGRDLLMDTLPDLLAGKITPIQQDEEKVTYSPNIKAEEEIIEWTKTAKEIDWKVRGMRPWPGAYTFLKDKRLKIWDVTPLEEQTSELPGIIIRIEKEAIFVACGENTVLQLNELQPAGKSKMTAKAFLSGVGSQLTVGEKVGYNGK encoded by the coding sequence ATGACCAAACTAATTTTTATGGGTACTCCTGATTTTTCTGTACCTATCTTAGAAGCATTGATTGCTGCTGATTATGAGATCGCAGCTGTAGTGACACAACCGGATCGTCCAGTCGGGCGCAAAAAGATATTGACACCTACACCGGTAAAAGAAGCTGCTTTAAAGCATGGGCTTTTAGTTTTACAACCTGAAAAAATTTCTGGTTCTGAAGAATTAGCTAAAATCATTGAGTTGCAACCAGACTTACTTGTAACGGCTGCCTTTGGGCAATTTTTGCCGCAAAAGTTATTAGATGTTCCCACATATGGAGCAATCAATGTACATGCTTCACTTTTGCCAAAATATCGTGGCGGGGCACCCGTTCATTATGCTCTAATCAGAGGAGAAAAAGAGACCGGTGTAACGATTATGTATATGGAAAAGAAAATGGATGCTGGTGCTATTTTAAGCCAACGTTCATTGGAAATAACAGAAAAAGATGATGTAGGAACTTTATTCAAACGGTTAAGTCGTTTGGGCAGAGACTTACTGATGGATACTTTGCCGGATTTATTGGCAGGGAAAATTACTCCCATTCAGCAAGATGAAGAAAAAGTTACTTATTCCCCGAATATTAAAGCCGAAGAAGAAATCATTGAGTGGACTAAAACGGCAAAAGAAATTGACTGGAAAGTGCGGGGAATGCGTCCTTGGCCGGGTGCGTATACTTTTCTAAAAGATAAGCGGCTAAAAATATGGGACGTAACGCCTTTAGAAGAGCAGACGTCTGAGTTGCCAGGAATCATTATCCGCATTGAAAAAGAAGCCATTTTTGTTGCTTGTGGAGAAAATACAGTGCTTCAATTAAATGAGCTGCAACCAGCCGGGAAAAGTAAAATGACTGCGAAAGCTTTCTTAAGCGGAGTCGGCAGCCAATTAACAGTTGGAGAAAAGGTAGGCTATAATGGAAAATAA
- the def gene encoding peptide deformylase — protein sequence MAVLPIVKYPHPMLTTPAKEVMEITDDILELLDDMYETMVANDGIGIAAPQVNQSLRIALVEIDEETGLFEMINPQIIKTAGKTIDVEGCLSFPEIFGTVERADTIVLNYFDRNGDAYEVEAEDYLARVFQHELEHLEGKLFTDKIIQSILPEDLETYMEENIK from the coding sequence ATGGCTGTCTTGCCAATAGTAAAATACCCTCATCCAATGTTAACAACACCAGCAAAAGAAGTTATGGAAATCACAGACGACATTCTTGAATTATTGGATGATATGTACGAAACAATGGTTGCAAACGATGGGATCGGAATTGCCGCTCCTCAAGTAAACCAATCTCTCAGAATAGCTTTAGTAGAAATAGATGAGGAAACGGGTTTGTTTGAAATGATCAATCCGCAAATTATTAAAACAGCAGGGAAAACGATTGATGTAGAAGGTTGTTTAAGTTTTCCTGAAATTTTTGGAACAGTAGAACGAGCAGATACAATTGTGCTAAATTATTTTGACCGGAATGGCGATGCTTATGAAGTAGAAGCAGAAGATTATCTAGCGCGTGTCTTTCAGCATGAATTAGAGCATTTAGAAGGAAAGTTGTTTACGGATAAAATTATTCAATCCATTCTGCCTGAAGATTTAGAAACCTATATGGAGGAAAATATAAAATGA
- the priA gene encoding primosomal protein N': MVSIAKIIVDVPTMQTNRPYDYSIPAEFENQIMAGMRVEVPFGQGARKVQGFVVEITQSSDFEGELKAISGLMDLTAVLNKEMLWLGQEMANKTFSFQITCYQTMLPAILRAKYEKKIRVIDEIPEELYFELFKGRSEISWDEAVERNLLPQLLDLKKKEAVEISYVVKNQAKTKKRRMIQANLTFEQLEEEKIGLGKRAPKQRLLLEVLQSLNEQTISVEEIRKTTSVSSAVLREGQKKKWLSFFEEEVYRDPFEKQQFEKSTAFTLSHIQQQALSPILKALEEKRSEIFLLKGVTGSGKTEIYLQTIAETLKNGQSALMLVPEIALTPQMVNSFKGRFGEAVAVLHSGLSVGEKYDEWRKIEREEAKVVVGARSSIFAPVKNIGVIIIDEEHESTYKQDENPRYHARDIAIWRANYHHCPVVLGSATPSLESRARAQKKVYTLLELPERVNQRELPSVEIVDMREEVKKGNRGNFSLLLQSKIKERIAKKEQTVLLLNRRGYSSFVMCRDCGFVLPCPNCDISLTLHMDTKTMKCHYCGHEEAIPRICPSCKGHKIRYYGTGTQKIEEELNELLPEAKIIRMDVDTTRKKGSHERLLSAFGNGEADILLGTQMIAKGLDFPNITLVGVLNADTGLGLPDFRASERTFQLLTQVSGRAGRADLTGEVVVQTFNPEHYAIQLAQQHDYDAFYQKEMFLRHRGNYPPYYFTILITTSHAEELKAAKKMQEIVQFIKPHLKEETILLGPTPKAVARVNNRYYYQTIIKYKNEPTLFNQLQELLDHSQKEMVQGLQIAIDSEPMHFI; encoded by the coding sequence GTGGTTTCAATTGCTAAAATTATCGTAGATGTACCAACGATGCAGACAAATAGACCTTATGATTACTCCATACCCGCAGAGTTCGAGAATCAAATCATGGCAGGTATGCGAGTAGAAGTTCCTTTTGGACAAGGAGCTAGAAAAGTACAGGGATTTGTTGTTGAGATTACTCAATCAAGCGATTTTGAAGGAGAGTTAAAAGCTATTTCAGGACTAATGGATTTAACAGCTGTGTTGAACAAAGAGATGTTATGGTTAGGACAAGAAATGGCCAATAAAACTTTTTCATTTCAAATTACTTGCTATCAAACGATGCTGCCGGCTATTTTGCGGGCTAAGTATGAAAAAAAAATACGTGTCATAGATGAAATTCCAGAAGAGTTGTATTTTGAACTTTTTAAAGGACGCAGTGAAATCAGCTGGGATGAAGCAGTTGAGCGTAACTTATTGCCGCAGCTGCTAGATTTAAAGAAAAAAGAAGCGGTTGAGATTTCATATGTCGTTAAGAACCAAGCTAAAACTAAAAAGAGACGGATGATTCAAGCGAATCTAACTTTTGAGCAATTAGAAGAAGAAAAAATTGGGCTTGGAAAAAGAGCCCCAAAACAGCGTTTATTATTAGAAGTGCTTCAATCATTAAATGAACAAACAATCAGCGTCGAAGAAATCAGGAAAACTACTTCTGTCTCTTCAGCTGTTTTACGAGAAGGCCAAAAGAAAAAGTGGCTCTCTTTTTTTGAAGAAGAGGTTTACCGTGATCCTTTTGAAAAGCAACAGTTTGAAAAATCAACGGCTTTTACGTTAAGCCACATACAACAGCAAGCTTTGTCCCCTATTTTAAAAGCTTTAGAAGAAAAACGTTCAGAGATTTTTCTTTTAAAAGGAGTAACCGGCAGTGGGAAAACAGAAATTTATTTACAAACGATTGCCGAAACATTAAAAAATGGACAATCTGCTTTGATGCTTGTTCCTGAGATAGCTTTAACGCCTCAAATGGTAAATTCGTTCAAAGGCCGTTTTGGTGAGGCAGTAGCGGTTTTGCATAGCGGTTTATCAGTTGGGGAAAAATATGATGAATGGCGCAAAATAGAAAGGGAAGAAGCGAAAGTAGTCGTTGGAGCCCGTTCTTCCATTTTTGCTCCTGTTAAAAATATTGGCGTTATTATTATTGATGAAGAACACGAAAGTACGTATAAGCAAGACGAAAACCCACGCTACCATGCGAGAGATATTGCTATTTGGCGAGCAAATTATCATCATTGCCCAGTTGTATTAGGAAGTGCGACTCCTTCCTTAGAATCACGTGCCCGTGCACAAAAAAAGGTCTATACCTTGCTTGAATTGCCGGAACGTGTAAATCAGCGTGAACTGCCATCAGTAGAAATCGTGGATATGCGAGAAGAGGTAAAAAAAGGCAATCGCGGCAATTTTTCACTTCTTTTACAAAGTAAGATAAAAGAACGGATAGCCAAAAAAGAACAAACCGTTCTCTTGCTTAATCGACGAGGGTATTCTTCCTTCGTTATGTGTCGCGATTGCGGCTTTGTTTTGCCATGTCCTAATTGTGATATTTCGCTAACATTGCATATGGACACCAAAACGATGAAATGCCATTATTGTGGACATGAAGAAGCTATTCCTCGAATTTGTCCAAGTTGTAAAGGGCATAAAATTCGCTATTACGGCACAGGTACACAAAAGATCGAAGAAGAATTGAATGAACTTTTACCAGAAGCAAAAATCATTCGAATGGATGTTGATACTACACGAAAAAAAGGATCACATGAACGGTTATTATCAGCTTTCGGCAATGGAGAAGCTGATATTTTACTGGGGACCCAGATGATTGCGAAAGGATTAGATTTCCCTAATATCACATTAGTAGGCGTTTTGAATGCAGATACTGGATTGGGTTTGCCAGATTTTAGAGCAAGTGAACGGACCTTTCAATTATTGACACAAGTGAGCGGACGAGCAGGGCGTGCCGATTTAACGGGTGAAGTCGTTGTCCAAACCTTTAATCCAGAACACTATGCCATCCAGCTGGCTCAACAGCATGACTATGATGCTTTTTATCAAAAAGAAATGTTTTTAAGGCATCGCGGCAATTACCCGCCTTACTACTTTACTATTCTGATTACAACAAGCCATGCAGAAGAATTGAAAGCAGCGAAAAAAATGCAGGAAATCGTTCAATTCATTAAACCTCACCTAAAAGAAGAAACCATCCTTTTAGGTCCAACACCTAAAGCCGTTGCTCGTGTAAATAACCGCTATTATTATCAAACGATTATCAAGTATAAAAATGAACCGACCTTATTTAATCAATTACAAGAATTACTGGATCATTCACAAAAAGAGATGGTGCAAGGGTTACAAATTGCGATTGACTCTGAACCGATGCACTTTATTTAA
- the coaBC gene encoding bifunctional phosphopantothenoylcysteine decarboxylase/phosphopantothenate--cysteine ligase CoaBC, with protein MLKNKNVVMYVSGGIAVYKAADLVRQFIKQGANVKVAMTASAQEFVTPLTFQILSKHHVYTDTFDERESDKVSHIHLADWGDIAIVAPATANVIAKIANGIADDFVTTALLATTTPVFVVPAMNSHMLENPATVRNFKILEADGRFVMEPATGFLAEGYEGKGRFPEPIDIIETVKNFLVTQQPDLPLKNKRVVITAGGTKERIDPVRYITNDSSGKMGYSLANAARDLGAEVILVSATQQLTEPFGVTLIPVNSAQEMLEAVMNEYAQADIVVMAAAVSDYRPKEQAAQKIKKNETTMTIFLDKTTDILAQLGQQKQHQFLIGFAAETHDIEKYARGKLTRKKADMIVANDVSKSYAGFNKDTNEVTIFMPEEQPVEISVRSKQEIAIRIFEEAIKRMKK; from the coding sequence TTGTTGAAAAATAAAAACGTAGTGATGTATGTTTCAGGTGGAATTGCTGTATACAAAGCTGCTGATTTAGTTAGACAATTCATTAAGCAAGGTGCCAATGTAAAAGTAGCCATGACAGCATCAGCGCAAGAATTTGTGACACCTTTGACTTTTCAAATCCTAAGCAAACATCATGTGTATACTGACACATTTGACGAACGCGAAAGCGATAAGGTTAGTCATATTCATCTGGCAGATTGGGGAGACATTGCAATTGTTGCACCAGCTACGGCTAATGTCATAGCTAAAATAGCGAATGGAATAGCTGATGATTTTGTTACAACAGCTTTACTGGCTACAACGACGCCGGTTTTTGTTGTTCCGGCAATGAACTCTCATATGTTAGAAAATCCAGCTACTGTTCGCAATTTTAAAATTTTAGAAGCCGATGGGCGTTTTGTTATGGAACCTGCTACAGGCTTCTTAGCAGAAGGTTATGAAGGAAAAGGACGGTTCCCGGAACCTATTGACATCATCGAAACGGTTAAAAACTTCTTAGTTACACAACAACCGGATTTGCCGTTAAAAAATAAACGCGTTGTCATAACAGCCGGAGGAACAAAAGAACGCATTGATCCAGTTCGTTATATTACAAATGACTCATCTGGAAAGATGGGGTACAGTTTGGCAAATGCAGCCAGGGATTTGGGAGCAGAAGTCATTTTGGTATCTGCGACACAACAGTTAACAGAACCTTTTGGAGTTACACTTATTCCAGTAAACTCGGCTCAAGAAATGTTGGAAGCTGTAATGAACGAATATGCACAAGCGGATATTGTTGTAATGGCCGCAGCTGTGTCTGATTACCGTCCTAAAGAACAAGCAGCTCAAAAAATTAAAAAGAATGAAACGACGATGACAATCTTCTTAGATAAAACAACAGATATTTTAGCTCAATTAGGCCAGCAAAAACAGCACCAATTTTTGATTGGTTTTGCTGCTGAAACCCATGATATCGAAAAATATGCTCGTGGAAAATTAACGCGAAAAAAAGCAGATATGATTGTAGCAAATGATGTCTCTAAATCCTATGCAGGTTTTAATAAAGACACAAATGAAGTTACGATCTTTATGCCTGAGGAGCAACCTGTTGAAATTTCTGTTCGCAGCAAACAAGAAATTGCTATAAGAATTTTTGAAGAAGCCATTAAACGAATGAAAAAGTAA
- the rpoZ gene encoding DNA-directed RNA polymerase subunit omega, whose protein sequence is MMLHPSIDSLLEKIDSKYSLVILASKRAHELDGKAMPMLEEYQSHKNVGRALEEIDAGDLVIDPTTVSLTE, encoded by the coding sequence ATGATGTTACATCCATCTATTGATAGTTTATTAGAAAAAATCGATTCAAAATATTCTTTGGTAATCTTAGCAAGTAAACGTGCGCATGAATTAGACGGCAAAGCAATGCCTATGTTGGAAGAATACCAATCTCATAAAAATGTCGGCCGAGCTTTAGAGGAAATTGATGCTGGCGATTTAGTTATCGATCCTACAACAGTTAGTTTGACAGAATAA
- the gmk gene encoding guanylate kinase: MTERGLLIVLSGPSGVGKGTVRKAIFEQPDNDLDYSISMTTRKKREGEIEGVDYFFRTKEQFEELIANGGLLEYAEYVGNYYGTPLDYVNQTLASGKDVFLEIEVQGALQVREKMPEGIFIFLTPPGLGELKSRIVGRGTDEVAVIERRMMKAVEEINLMQHYDYAVENDKVENAVNKIKSIIECEHLKVSRVVHRYKKMIEEL, from the coding sequence ATGACAGAACGTGGACTTTTGATTGTTCTTTCGGGCCCATCGGGTGTAGGCAAAGGAACGGTAAGGAAGGCAATATTTGAACAACCGGATAATGACTTGGACTATTCTATTTCCATGACTACACGAAAAAAACGTGAAGGAGAAATAGAAGGAGTCGATTATTTTTTTAGAACAAAAGAACAGTTTGAAGAGCTGATTGCAAACGGCGGTTTATTAGAATATGCTGAATATGTTGGAAACTATTATGGAACACCTTTAGATTATGTTAATCAAACATTAGCAAGCGGCAAAGACGTATTTTTAGAGATTGAAGTTCAAGGTGCTTTACAGGTGCGAGAAAAAATGCCTGAAGGGATCTTTATTTTCTTGACTCCTCCTGGTCTCGGCGAATTAAAATCACGCATTGTCGGACGCGGAACAGATGAAGTGGCTGTGATTGAGCGCCGGATGATGAAAGCCGTTGAAGAAATCAATTTAATGCAGCATTATGATTATGCTGTTGAAAATGACAAAGTAGAAAATGCCGTAAATAAAATTAAAAGTATTATTGAGTGTGAGCATTTAAAAGTTTCACGTGTGGTTCACCGGTATAAAAAAATGATTGAGGAGCTGTAA
- a CDS encoding YdbC family protein, whose product MAQKFSYEIMEEIAVLSENNKGWRKELNLVSWNGNPPKFDIRDWAPDHEKMGKGLTLTNEEMNTLKSFLATFD is encoded by the coding sequence GTGGCTCAAAAATTTTCTTATGAAATTATGGAAGAAATAGCAGTGCTTTCTGAAAATAATAAAGGTTGGCGTAAAGAACTGAATTTAGTGAGTTGGAATGGAAATCCGCCTAAATTTGATATTCGTGACTGGGCACCCGATCATGAAAAAATGGGAAAAGGTTTAACATTGACCAACGAAGAAATGAATACACTCAAATCCTTTTTAGCAACTTTTGATTAA
- a CDS encoding patatin-like phospholipase family protein translates to MKKDSLQEIFMAKKQEEKVALVLGGGGARGSYQIGVWKALKELNVPIHILTGTSVGALNGALILQNKYEQAEKMWRTIETRHVLKLNKSFETTSFKSYRRTVGGFILSAVKKRGFDTTPLKSMIDTYVSDEAAIRKSEIAFGLTLTEYPSMKHQEFFLSDIPFGQLGLYLLGSASFYPAMQTTRIEGKEYIDGGYYEDLPIDLALKKNPTEIISVPINGLVSLKRPLTNGSIPIRQLGSKWPLGNFLLFDKNRADINIALGYYETMKAYDFYEGSWYTFEKAGFEKHYEEFYRRFASFLIHPDKRFAASFFKTENQQRKLLIALNKSWKGKIGKKELVYAIYELIGKLFMISPTQVYEFESFEKRILERYKELLNSTSFEEVDQLLSINVTYSVEEWIARYIETLPLLSNKKMLFYFTDLMDRNQEEEWYNWKVNYLIRQKPHVFMMAVCLDQIKNINL, encoded by the coding sequence ATGAAAAAGGACAGCCTGCAAGAAATCTTTATGGCGAAAAAGCAAGAGGAGAAAGTAGCACTTGTATTAGGAGGCGGGGGAGCTAGGGGATCTTATCAAATCGGAGTTTGGAAAGCGTTAAAAGAACTAAACGTGCCCATTCATATCTTGACAGGCACTTCTGTTGGGGCTTTGAACGGAGCGTTGATTCTTCAAAATAAATACGAACAAGCTGAAAAAATGTGGCGGACAATAGAAACCCGTCATGTGTTAAAACTGAATAAGTCTTTTGAAACGACTAGTTTTAAAAGTTACCGACGAACAGTAGGCGGTTTTATTCTTTCAGCAGTAAAAAAAAGAGGATTTGATACGACACCCTTAAAAAGTATGATTGATACCTATGTATCAGATGAAGCAGCTATCAGAAAAAGCGAGATAGCATTTGGTTTGACATTGACTGAATATCCTTCAATGAAACACCAAGAATTCTTTTTATCTGATATTCCATTTGGCCAACTAGGGCTCTATTTACTCGGCAGTGCTTCTTTTTATCCCGCTATGCAGACTACGCGAATAGAAGGGAAAGAATATATTGACGGCGGTTATTATGAAGACTTGCCGATTGATTTGGCACTTAAAAAAAATCCGACTGAAATCATCAGCGTGCCGATTAATGGCTTAGTCTCATTAAAAAGACCCTTAACTAATGGGAGTATACCCATTCGCCAATTAGGCAGTAAATGGCCTTTAGGTAATTTCCTTTTATTTGATAAAAATCGAGCAGATATCAATATTGCATTAGGTTATTATGAGACAATGAAAGCATATGACTTCTATGAGGGCAGTTGGTACACCTTTGAGAAAGCCGGTTTTGAAAAACATTACGAAGAGTTTTATAGGCGCTTTGCTTCCTTTTTAATCCATCCAGATAAACGCTTTGCGGCTTCTTTCTTTAAGACAGAAAACCAGCAAAGGAAGCTGCTGATTGCTTTAAACAAGAGCTGGAAAGGAAAAATTGGAAAAAAAGAATTGGTTTATGCTATCTATGAATTGATTGGGAAATTGTTTATGATCAGTCCTACTCAAGTATACGAATTTGAGTCATTTGAAAAGCGGATCCTGGAAAGATATAAAGAATTGCTGAATAGCACATCTTTTGAAGAGGTTGACCAATTGCTTTCAATTAATGTAACTTATTCGGTAGAAGAATGGATAGCCCGGTATATTGAAACCCTTCCGCTGCTTTCAAATAAAAAAATGTTGTTTTATTTTACCGATTTAATGGATAGAAATCAGGAGGAAGAATGGTATAACTGGAAAGTGAACTATTTAATCCGGCAAAAGCCGCATGTCTTCATGATGGCGGTTTGTCTGGATCAAATAAAAAATATAAATTTGTAA
- a CDS encoding V-type ATP synthase subunit D: protein MAKLNVNPTRMELTILKERLSTATRGHKLLKDKQDELMRQFITLIRKNNELRAEVEAKLTSAMQSFVMAKALLNENFIEELVAIPPRSVELELYERNIMSVAVPVMNFQYDEKEETNELRYGYLNSNSELDTSIEEMSAVMPQLLELSEIEKTCQLMADEIEKTRRRVNALEYMTIPQLEETIYFIQMKLDENERANITRLMKVKDMG from the coding sequence ATGGCAAAATTAAATGTTAATCCTACACGAATGGAATTAACTATTTTGAAAGAACGGTTATCTACTGCTACACGTGGACACAAGTTGCTGAAAGACAAACAAGATGAGCTGATGCGTCAGTTTATTACATTGATCCGTAAAAACAACGAACTGCGTGCAGAAGTAGAAGCTAAATTAACAAGTGCTATGCAGTCTTTTGTAATGGCTAAAGCCTTATTAAATGAAAATTTCATTGAAGAACTTGTAGCTATTCCTCCTCGTTCAGTAGAATTGGAACTGTACGAAAGAAATATTATGAGTGTAGCTGTTCCCGTTATGAATTTCCAATATGATGAAAAAGAAGAAACAAATGAATTGCGTTATGGGTATTTAAATTCGAATAGTGAATTGGATACATCCATTGAAGAAATGTCAGCGGTAATGCCGCAGTTGTTAGAACTTTCAGAAATAGAAAAGACTTGTCAATTAATGGCAGATGAAATCGAAAAAACACGACGTCGGGTTAACGCATTGGAGTACATGACGATTCCGCAATTAGAAGAAACCATTTACTTTATTCAAATGAAATTGGACGAAAACGAAAGAGCCAATATTACTCGTTTGATGAAAGTAAAAGATATGGGGTAA
- a CDS encoding V-type ATP synthase subunit B: protein MLKEYRTVTEAVGPLMAVEGVEGVKFDELVDIQMQNGERRRGQVLEIDGDKAMVQIFEGSSGINLKDTKVRFLGRPLSLDVSEDMVGRIFDGMGRINDNGPELIPEKTLDVNGEAINPMARDYPDEFIQTGISTIDHLNTLVRGQKLPVFSGSGLPHKELAAQIARQATVLNSEEEFAIVFAAIGITFEEAEFFMEDFRETGAIDHSVMFINLANDPAIERIATPKMALTAAEYLAYEKDMHVLVIMTDMTNYCEALREVSAARREVPGRRGYPGYLYTNLATLFERAGRLVGGKGSVTQIPILTMPEDDITHPIPDLTGYITEGQIILSRELYNSGIQPPINVLPSLSRLKDKGTGEGKTRKDHAATMNQLFAAYAEGKQAKELAVVLGESALSETDKLYAEFGDRFEKEYVNQGNYTNRTIEESLDLAWELLAILPRTELKRIKDDMLDEYLPKGE from the coding sequence ATGCTTAAAGAATATAGAACAGTAACAGAAGCTGTTGGTCCTTTAATGGCAGTTGAAGGCGTTGAAGGGGTTAAATTTGACGAATTAGTCGATATTCAAATGCAAAATGGCGAAAGAAGACGAGGACAAGTTTTAGAAATCGATGGCGATAAAGCGATGGTCCAAATCTTTGAAGGTTCCAGTGGGATCAACTTAAAAGACACAAAAGTTCGTTTTTTAGGCAGACCTTTGTCGTTGGATGTTTCTGAAGATATGGTTGGTCGAATTTTTGATGGAATGGGTCGAATTAATGACAATGGACCAGAATTGATTCCTGAAAAAACCTTAGATGTAAACGGAGAAGCCATCAACCCGATGGCACGCGACTATCCGGATGAGTTTATCCAAACCGGGATCTCCACTATTGATCATTTAAATACATTGGTCCGGGGACAAAAATTACCGGTATTTTCAGGATCTGGTTTGCCTCATAAGGAATTAGCTGCTCAGATCGCAAGACAAGCAACGGTTTTGAATTCCGAAGAAGAGTTTGCCATTGTGTTTGCAGCGATCGGCATTACTTTTGAAGAAGCTGAATTTTTTATGGAAGATTTTCGTGAAACAGGCGCAATCGATCACTCTGTTATGTTTATCAATTTGGCTAACGATCCAGCTATTGAACGGATTGCAACTCCGAAAATGGCGTTGACAGCAGCAGAATATTTAGCTTACGAAAAAGATATGCATGTCTTAGTAATTATGACGGATATGACAAATTACTGTGAAGCATTACGTGAAGTTTCGGCTGCCAGACGTGAAGTTCCGGGACGTCGTGGTTATCCAGGTTATTTGTATACGAACTTAGCAACGTTATTTGAACGTGCAGGTCGTTTAGTAGGTGGAAAAGGTTCTGTAACACAAATACCAATTTTAACGATGCCTGAAGATGATATCACTCATCCGATTCCCGACTTGACTGGTTATATCACGGAAGGACAAATTATTTTATCCCGTGAATTATACAACAGCGGAATACAGCCGCCGATAAACGTTTTACCGTCTTTATCTCGTTTAAAGGACAAAGGAACAGGTGAAGGCAAAACAAGAAAAGACCATGCTGCCACTATGAACCAACTATTTGCAGCGTATGCAGAAGGAAAGCAAGCGAAAGAATTGGCAGTCGTTCTAGGAGAATCAGCTCTTTCGGAAACGGATAAACTGTATGCTGAATTTGGCGATCGTTTTGAAAAAGAATACGTAAACCAAGGGAATTATACAAACCGCACAATTGAAGAGTCGTTAGATTTAGCATGGGAATTACTAGCTATTTTACCTAGAACTGAATTGAAACGGATCAAAGACGACATGCTGGACGAATATCTGCCGAAAGGGGAGTGA